The following proteins are co-located in the Meriones unguiculatus strain TT.TT164.6M chromosome 4, Bangor_MerUng_6.1, whole genome shotgun sequence genome:
- the Slpi gene encoding antileukoproteinase isoform X2, with protein MLGTGHQSRSAFTMKFSGFFPFVVLLALGILAFRSVEGGAIKIGACPSRKPAQCLRREKPQCSTDWECPGKKRCCQDRCGIKCLDPVPIRRPVAKKPGKCHKFKGKCLMLNPPNKCERDGQCEGNYKCCPGMCGKICLPPE; from the exons ATGCTTGGGACTGGTCATCAGAGCCGCTCTGCCTTCACTATGAAGTTCAGCGGCTTCTTCCCTTTTGTGGTGCTCCTTGCTCTGGGAATCTTGGCATTCCGGTCTGTGGAAGGAG GTGCTATTAAAATCGGAGCCTGCCCTTCTAGAAAGCCTGCCCAGTGCCTTAGGCGCGAGAAACCACAGTGTAGTACTGACTGGGAATGCCCAGGGAAAAAGAGGTGCTGCCAAGATAGGTGTGGTATCAAATGCCTTGATCCTGTTCCCATCCGCAGACCAG TGGCAAAGAAGCCTGGGAAGTGCCACAAGTTTAAAGGAAAATGTCTGATGCTTAATCCTCCCAATAAGTGTGAGAGGGATGGCCAGTGTGAGGGCAACTATAAGTGCTGTCCTGGCATGTGTGGGAAAATCTGCCTTCCTCCAGAGTAA
- the Slpi gene encoding antileukoproteinase isoform X1, translating to MLGTGHQSRSAFTMKFSGFFPFVVLLALGILAFRSVEGGKNGAIKIGACPSRKPAQCLRREKPQCSTDWECPGKKRCCQDRCGIKCLDPVPIRRPVAKKPGKCHKFKGKCLMLNPPNKCERDGQCEGNYKCCPGMCGKICLPPE from the exons ATGCTTGGGACTGGTCATCAGAGCCGCTCTGCCTTCACTATGAAGTTCAGCGGCTTCTTCCCTTTTGTGGTGCTCCTTGCTCTGGGAATCTTGGCATTCCGGTCTGTGGAAGGAGGTAAGAATG GTGCTATTAAAATCGGAGCCTGCCCTTCTAGAAAGCCTGCCCAGTGCCTTAGGCGCGAGAAACCACAGTGTAGTACTGACTGGGAATGCCCAGGGAAAAAGAGGTGCTGCCAAGATAGGTGTGGTATCAAATGCCTTGATCCTGTTCCCATCCGCAGACCAG TGGCAAAGAAGCCTGGGAAGTGCCACAAGTTTAAAGGAAAATGTCTGATGCTTAATCCTCCCAATAAGTGTGAGAGGGATGGCCAGTGTGAGGGCAACTATAAGTGCTGTCCTGGCATGTGTGGGAAAATCTGCCTTCCTCCAGAGTAA